One segment of Allorhodopirellula heiligendammensis DNA contains the following:
- a CDS encoding RNA polymerase sigma factor, whose translation MLTQTQTTEYLLRQRLGLTSYIACVTRNYHLAEDVYQEICVKALSRDEVFETADHLISWFRVCARNRAIDVIRSREGRYVGLSVDALSALEREWDAMSQRHSSDDRREALAKCMQSLTPRSREIVKMRYFENRSCSEVAAFMGSKIESAYQAIARIHKSLGQCVRQQMEGLNA comes from the coding sequence ATGTTGACCCAAACGCAAACCACCGAATACCTGCTTCGCCAACGACTCGGTTTAACGTCCTATATCGCTTGCGTGACCCGCAACTACCATCTCGCCGAAGACGTTTACCAAGAAATTTGCGTTAAGGCGCTCAGCCGTGACGAAGTTTTTGAGACGGCTGATCATTTGATCAGTTGGTTTCGAGTGTGTGCGCGTAACCGTGCGATCGACGTGATCCGCAGCCGAGAAGGCCGATACGTCGGCTTGAGTGTCGACGCGTTGTCTGCCTTGGAACGCGAGTGGGACGCCATGAGTCAGCGCCACAGCAGTGATGATCGCCGCGAGGCGCTGGCGAAGTGCATGCAATCGCTGACGCCGCGAAGTCGAGAGATTGTGAAAATGCGGTATTTCGAAAATCGCTCGTGTAGTGAGGTTGCGGCATTCATGGGCAGCAAGATCGAATCGGCCTATCAGGCAATCGCCCGGATTCACAAATCGCTCGGGCAATGTGTCCGTCAGCAGATGGAGGGTCTCAACGCATGA
- a CDS encoding DUF1559 domain-containing protein: MPTKKTRTSGFTLVELLVVIAIIGVLVGLLLPAVQAAREAARRMSCSNNFKQLGLALHNYHSAYDQLPQQGGGSGTPTTSALTTNRARLSAMVGLTPFFEQQAVWQQISNPYQDAGGTLWPAMGPAAYNAAYVPWRTQIQTLLCPSDVAPNGVVAFGQVNYGFSFGDSFWNCNNTRNDAGTPLNIGQHRGMFKDRFVTRFRDVLDGLSNSIMMGEIQRSSGTRELAGDVLVRNGSGDTMRNQPRSEILDFARDPERPQFYKPGVTLAIDTSAQMNRFRGSNWAQGEPMMSGMGETFPPNSANAVRGNGDANGPGGVFSAGSRHQGGCHVLMGDGSVQFITESIDTGDTNTGPIGTTAPTAPPAGSASNYGVWGAAGSISGRETTTLKE, encoded by the coding sequence ATGCCTACAAAAAAGACTCGTACGAGTGGGTTCACATTGGTGGAGTTGCTGGTCGTTATCGCGATCATTGGTGTGTTGGTTGGCCTGCTGCTGCCCGCCGTTCAGGCGGCTCGCGAAGCAGCGCGACGGATGTCCTGCTCGAATAATTTCAAACAATTGGGATTGGCGCTGCACAACTACCATTCCGCTTATGATCAGTTGCCCCAACAGGGTGGCGGATCAGGTACCCCGACGACCAGTGCGCTCACGACCAACCGCGCTCGTTTGTCAGCGATGGTGGGGCTCACACCATTTTTTGAGCAGCAGGCGGTGTGGCAGCAGATTTCGAATCCCTATCAGGATGCCGGTGGCACCCTTTGGCCTGCGATGGGGCCGGCGGCGTACAACGCAGCCTATGTGCCGTGGCGGACGCAAATCCAAACGCTGCTATGCCCGTCCGATGTCGCGCCCAATGGCGTTGTTGCGTTCGGCCAGGTGAATTACGGTTTCAGTTTTGGCGATTCATTCTGGAACTGCAACAACACCCGAAACGATGCCGGCACTCCGCTGAACATCGGTCAGCATCGGGGGATGTTCAAAGATAGATTTGTGACACGCTTTCGTGATGTCCTCGATGGCTTGAGTAACTCGATCATGATGGGTGAAATCCAACGCAGCAGTGGCACTCGCGAATTGGCTGGCGATGTCCTGGTCCGAAACGGCAGTGGCGATACCATGCGAAATCAGCCCCGGAGTGAAATCCTGGATTTCGCCAGAGATCCAGAACGCCCTCAGTTTTACAAACCAGGTGTCACGCTTGCGATCGACACCAGCGCTCAAATGAACCGTTTCCGCGGTTCCAACTGGGCACAAGGCGAGCCGATGATGAGCGGCATGGGCGAGACATTCCCTCCCAATTCGGCCAATGCGGTGCGCGGCAACGGTGACGCCAACGGGCCTGGTGGCGTATTCTCTGCTGGTAGTCGGCATCAAGGTGGCTGCCATGTTCTGATGGGCGATGGATCGGTTCAGTTCATCACCGAAAGCATCGATACCGGGGACACGAATACAGGACCCATCGGCACCACCGCGCCGACGGCACCGCCCGCTGGATCGGCCAGCAATTACGGAGTTTGGGGTGCGGCAGGCAGTATCAGCGGTCGAGAAACCACGACGCTGAAAGAATAG
- a CDS encoding arylsulfatase — translation MNWLLSFRTRLLLLLAFVAMIPVSSHAAEKPKQPNIILILADDLGFSDLGCYGGEISTPHIDALAADGVKFTQVYNSARCCPSRASLMTGLYPTQAGIGDFTTNKPDKNRGQGYLGRLRDDCVTIAEVLKPAGYGCYYVGKWHMHPDTGPIKRGFDEFYGYTRDHSHDQYDADYYIRLPEAHPKEIDPPVDEFYATDEFNQYALEFIRQGQQTDKPWFLFLGHSSPHFPVQAPAERADKYDAIYQRGWDVLRTARYERMKKLGIIDGDRWSLTPRSMVPVDRDDIANGFPGDENPAWDSLDADRQADLARRMAVFAAMVEGVDTGVGQIVDHLQQTDDLHNTLILFLSDNGACYEWGPFGFDGVSRRGETILRTGDELREIGGRGTHQSYGSAWANLGNTPLRMYKHFTNEGGINTPFIAHWPAGIQKRDDWIRQPAHLMDVLPTLMDVAGAQYPQQFDGRSIQPTEGTSLMPAIRGEQLPERIIGFDHQAAHALRDGDWKIVFGKRMPYELKWELYNLADDRCETNDLAAKHPERLESMIEAWETWANRVGVTWTTVVPPNEVSADAVDSPPIANQELKLNADVRGASLHGVVIAQGGNQHGYALHFVDGRPAFDVRVNGQVQRLISDQNVSGRVRLEATLTADTMTLAVNRGEPLKTTSPGLIPVQPVDGLSIGFDHRSAAGDYQSPNPLSGELIKHSIATYKANSILTKE, via the coding sequence ATGAACTGGCTCCTGAGTTTCCGCACTCGTCTGCTGTTGCTGCTCGCATTCGTCGCAATGATACCTGTATCTAGTCACGCTGCTGAGAAGCCGAAACAGCCTAACATCATTTTGATTCTCGCAGATGATCTGGGGTTCTCTGATCTGGGTTGCTATGGCGGCGAGATCAGCACGCCTCATATCGACGCGTTGGCCGCAGATGGTGTGAAGTTCACACAGGTTTATAACTCAGCTCGCTGTTGTCCCAGTCGGGCTTCGTTAATGACGGGACTGTATCCCACGCAGGCGGGCATCGGTGACTTCACGACGAACAAGCCCGATAAGAATCGGGGCCAAGGGTATCTCGGGCGTCTGCGAGATGACTGTGTCACTATCGCCGAAGTGCTCAAACCCGCCGGTTACGGATGCTACTATGTCGGCAAGTGGCACATGCATCCCGATACCGGACCGATCAAACGCGGTTTTGATGAGTTTTACGGTTACACGCGGGACCACTCTCACGACCAGTATGACGCCGACTACTACATCCGCTTGCCCGAGGCGCATCCGAAGGAGATCGATCCGCCCGTGGACGAGTTTTATGCAACGGACGAGTTCAATCAATATGCCCTGGAGTTCATTCGCCAGGGACAGCAAACCGACAAGCCGTGGTTTCTGTTTTTAGGGCACTCCTCGCCGCACTTTCCCGTGCAAGCCCCAGCGGAGCGTGCGGATAAGTACGATGCGATCTACCAGCGGGGCTGGGACGTGCTGCGGACTGCACGCTACGAGCGGATGAAGAAGCTCGGAATCATCGACGGTGATCGTTGGAGCCTCACGCCGCGCTCGATGGTGCCTGTCGATCGTGACGACATTGCCAATGGCTTCCCTGGAGATGAAAATCCCGCATGGGATTCGCTCGATGCCGATCGCCAGGCGGACCTTGCTCGGCGAATGGCGGTGTTCGCGGCGATGGTCGAGGGTGTGGACACCGGCGTTGGCCAGATTGTTGACCACTTGCAGCAGACCGATGACCTTCATAACACCCTGATACTTTTTCTAAGCGATAACGGCGCGTGCTACGAATGGGGGCCGTTCGGATTTGATGGTGTCTCCCGGCGTGGGGAAACCATTCTCCGCACCGGAGACGAATTGCGAGAGATCGGCGGTCGCGGCACGCACCAATCCTATGGCAGTGCATGGGCCAACCTGGGTAACACGCCGCTGCGAATGTACAAGCACTTCACCAACGAAGGGGGAATCAACACGCCGTTCATCGCACATTGGCCCGCTGGCATTCAGAAGCGAGATGATTGGATTCGCCAACCCGCCCACCTCATGGACGTCCTGCCCACGCTGATGGACGTTGCTGGTGCACAGTATCCGCAGCAGTTTGACGGGCGGTCGATTCAGCCGACCGAGGGCACCAGTCTGATGCCTGCTATCCGGGGCGAGCAATTACCGGAGCGGATCATCGGATTTGATCACCAGGCTGCCCACGCACTTCGTGACGGAGATTGGAAGATTGTCTTCGGTAAACGCATGCCGTACGAGTTGAAGTGGGAACTTTACAACCTCGCGGACGACCGTTGCGAAACCAATGATTTGGCTGCGAAACACCCCGAACGATTGGAATCGATGATTGAGGCTTGGGAAACGTGGGCGAATCGAGTCGGGGTAACGTGGACAACGGTTGTCCCACCGAACGAGGTGTCCGCTGATGCAGTCGACTCACCGCCCATTGCCAACCAAGAACTGAAATTAAACGCTGACGTGAGAGGTGCGTCGCTCCATGGGGTCGTGATCGCGCAAGGCGGCAATCAGCATGGCTACGCATTGCATTTCGTCGACGGCAGACCCGCCTTCGACGTCCGCGTCAACGGACAGGTTCAGCGGCTGATCTCCGACCAGAACGTTAGCGGCCGCGTGCGACTCGAGGCCACATTGACAGCTGACACGATGACACTTGCAGTCAACCGAGGAGAGCCCCTCAAGACGACGTCGCCTGGTTTGATACCGGTGCAACCCGTCGATGGGCTGAGTATTGGGTTCGACCACCGTTCGGCAGCAGGTGACTACCAGTCGCCCAATCCCTTGAGCGGCGAGCTCATCAAACACTCCATCGCAACCTACAAAGCCAATTCAATTCTAACGAAAGAGTAA
- a CDS encoding FecR domain-containing protein, translating into MNDSERDAFLESIAAFQNGGLSESQLVQFESDLLGDIERQRLFVEVQCRSGEIAECCRAAAFTFADSPTMFPAREVSTSRFNTVCGAVVAIAIAAVVAFAMLNPVVRQLPEGDIPSRLVTGATAAREDVFATVTYANHAVLSDSGSAAIDVGAEIVPNVQYRLTSGALRLCVRGGAIVSLAAPASFRGTGRGEIELESGKLAARLPNDEADLVVRSGGTVMRDLGTAFGVTARSNGEVDLSVFDGMVSVEHVRGPANAQRQTVTEGESIVTTRDAVGSRGVAYAAAQYHDIWPLTVGIDDASSLIEFVKPGPIKSIEQLASDDKLLLFPEKLNRRLDEDQFLMLQRPGSSWPASQGERTHLARTRSISSYLLVYFPKDRVNVQRHSISGSISFQRPIIGVAVKANALAKSDKLFGIAEIDYQSLEMRYLEPETTEEGLLPADSLQISKDGRHLYFNLYVGAGQDNIRVLVDEDAG; encoded by the coding sequence ATGAACGACAGCGAACGCGATGCGTTTTTGGAGTCAATTGCTGCCTTCCAGAACGGCGGTTTGTCTGAATCGCAGCTGGTGCAATTCGAGTCAGACCTGCTCGGTGATATTGAGCGGCAGCGACTGTTCGTCGAGGTGCAGTGTCGAAGTGGCGAAATCGCGGAGTGCTGCCGGGCCGCTGCATTCACGTTCGCAGACTCGCCGACGATGTTCCCGGCGAGGGAGGTTTCAACGTCCCGCTTCAACACGGTCTGCGGTGCCGTCGTTGCGATCGCTATCGCGGCGGTCGTCGCGTTTGCGATGCTCAATCCTGTTGTCCGTCAGTTGCCTGAGGGGGATATTCCGAGTCGTTTGGTCACCGGAGCCACCGCTGCCAGAGAGGATGTGTTCGCGACGGTCACGTATGCCAATCACGCCGTATTGAGCGATAGCGGTTCAGCCGCGATCGATGTTGGGGCGGAAATCGTGCCGAACGTGCAATATCGTTTGACCTCCGGCGCACTGCGTTTGTGTGTCCGAGGTGGTGCGATCGTGTCGCTCGCGGCACCGGCTTCATTTCGGGGAACGGGTCGAGGAGAGATAGAATTAGAGTCCGGAAAGTTGGCCGCACGACTTCCCAACGACGAAGCTGATTTGGTGGTCCGTTCGGGAGGAACGGTCATGCGAGATCTCGGCACTGCATTTGGCGTAACCGCAAGATCCAACGGCGAAGTCGATCTGTCCGTGTTTGACGGAATGGTGTCGGTGGAGCATGTTCGCGGGCCGGCGAACGCACAGCGGCAGACGGTGACCGAGGGTGAATCAATTGTCACGACGCGGGATGCAGTGGGGAGCCGTGGAGTCGCGTATGCAGCGGCTCAGTACCACGATATTTGGCCACTCACCGTCGGCATCGATGACGCGTCGTCGCTCATTGAATTTGTGAAGCCAGGACCTATCAAATCAATTGAGCAATTGGCGAGTGATGACAAGCTATTGCTCTTCCCAGAAAAACTCAATCGGCGTCTCGACGAAGATCAGTTCCTGATGTTGCAACGCCCAGGATCTTCGTGGCCAGCGAGTCAGGGGGAGCGTACCCATCTCGCGAGGACCCGCTCGATTAGCAGTTATCTGTTGGTGTACTTCCCAAAGGACCGCGTCAATGTCCAGCGACATTCGATCAGTGGGAGTATCTCGTTTCAAAGACCGATTATTGGCGTGGCAGTGAAGGCCAATGCGCTCGCAAAGTCGGATAAGTTGTTTGGAATAGCCGAAATTGACTATCAGTCCCTTGAGATGCGTTACCTGGAACCGGAAACGACCGAAGAGGGGCTGTTGCCTGCCGATTCCCTGCAGATTAGTAAGGATGGCAGGCACCTCTATTTCAACCTGTATGTCGGTGCTGGCCAAGACAATATCCGTGTGCTCGTCGACGAAGATGCTGGTTGA
- a CDS encoding family 43 glycosylhydrolase, with product MTAIGTLLVATLAVSPIQGNDLEANKAPAATPVQSELMTQWGESLTAENAWTEYPRPQLQRENWINLNGNWDYAVTPKTQTTPPRDWTGQILVPFCLESKLGGVGRLLDPAETLWYHRTFEVDNAAGQRTLLNFEAVDYRCEVFVNGKSVGGHQGGNTAFSCDASEALVDGANDLVVRVEDETEGAQLRGKQSLDPKGIWYTRVSGIWQSVWLEQVPFNYIKDLKITTSVKDGSITVRPIVHGKGAVAVAVKDGDSIVAQKSASDEITLKIPDAQLWSPTSPHLYDLDVSLLNTAGQEVDRVSSYAAIRSVGKVQDANGNMQFTLNGDPIFHWGPLDQGWWPDGLLTPPSDEAMLFDIEWLKKAGFNMIRKHIKVEPRRYYYHCDRLGMMVWQDQVSGGPKPKWTRLAPNPKDAQWPDDAHGQFMYEFEEMISALENHPSIVVWTPFNEAWGQHQTMEVGKWTVQRDPSRLVNVASGGNFWPVGDIVDAHKYPHPGFPFDQGKDGRFEGYIKVVGEFGGHGLPIQGHLWDANRRNWGYGGLPKNKAEYQQRYETSLVALNQLRGQGIAAGVYTQTTDVEGEINGLMTYDRKVIKIPAKRLAKMHQVLFQDAPPATSNGAAHNDGDKFNPAFVQEHTDRKPGPVMDAETIRAGLESRDRALYIKSGWIRDPYITLGPDGYYYLTGTQPNEGDPREAEDPYNIGLGNESIVGNQVRVYRSQDLIDWESLGSVFSTDDLYETTKQTPKAKRIWAPEVHWMGDRWALVHCPAYLSSLATTEGSTLAGPWTHPMKDSMGQRHDPSLFSDEDGKAYLLWQNTLIAPLDQELSKYTAKPVRIDPSGTRPGPNGQPISRIGHEGATMIKVGDKYVHLGTAWSTDQGRKGSYNLYYCVSDAITGPYGPRQFAGRFLGHGTPFQTKDGKWWCTAFFNANVPPVPRDGIQSKDLGDNAQTINEQGVTIVPLDVRRLDNGEIYIRALDPAYANPGPDESQKFEAAL from the coding sequence ATGACTGCAATCGGCACATTGCTGGTTGCGACGTTGGCGGTAAGCCCAATTCAGGGAAATGATCTTGAGGCAAATAAGGCTCCTGCAGCAACGCCTGTTCAGTCGGAGCTGATGACGCAGTGGGGTGAATCCCTCACCGCGGAGAATGCGTGGACAGAGTATCCGCGTCCCCAATTGCAGCGGGAAAACTGGATCAATCTTAACGGAAACTGGGACTATGCGGTCACACCGAAAACACAGACCACGCCGCCCCGGGATTGGACAGGCCAAATCCTCGTTCCGTTCTGCTTAGAGTCGAAACTGGGAGGAGTCGGGCGATTGCTCGATCCAGCCGAGACGCTGTGGTACCACCGCACGTTTGAGGTTGATAACGCTGCCGGTCAACGCACGCTGCTTAACTTCGAAGCAGTTGATTATCGCTGCGAAGTGTTCGTCAATGGCAAGTCGGTGGGCGGGCATCAAGGGGGGAATACGGCCTTCTCGTGTGATGCCTCGGAGGCGTTGGTCGACGGCGCTAATGATTTGGTCGTACGCGTCGAGGACGAGACCGAGGGGGCCCAGTTGCGAGGAAAACAAAGTCTGGATCCAAAAGGAATTTGGTACACACGGGTGTCCGGTATCTGGCAATCGGTGTGGCTTGAGCAGGTTCCTTTCAACTACATTAAGGACCTTAAAATTACGACCAGCGTTAAGGATGGGTCGATTACGGTTCGTCCGATCGTGCACGGCAAGGGAGCGGTCGCGGTTGCCGTGAAGGATGGAGATTCTATCGTCGCCCAAAAGTCGGCAAGCGATGAAATTACATTGAAGATTCCTGATGCTCAGCTTTGGTCTCCCACGTCGCCGCATCTATATGATCTCGATGTGTCGCTACTCAATACCGCAGGCCAGGAAGTCGATCGTGTTAGTTCATACGCCGCCATTCGAAGTGTTGGCAAAGTCCAAGATGCCAACGGAAACATGCAGTTCACGCTCAACGGCGATCCTATTTTTCACTGGGGGCCGCTCGACCAGGGCTGGTGGCCCGATGGATTACTGACACCACCTTCTGACGAAGCGATGTTGTTTGATATTGAGTGGCTCAAAAAGGCGGGATTTAACATGATCCGCAAGCATATTAAAGTTGAGCCCCGCCGGTACTACTATCATTGTGATCGTCTTGGCATGATGGTGTGGCAGGATCAAGTGAGTGGCGGGCCTAAGCCCAAATGGACGCGTTTGGCTCCCAATCCGAAGGACGCCCAGTGGCCGGACGATGCTCATGGACAGTTCATGTACGAGTTTGAGGAGATGATTTCGGCACTGGAAAATCATCCGTCGATCGTCGTCTGGACACCATTCAACGAGGCTTGGGGCCAGCACCAAACGATGGAGGTAGGGAAGTGGACCGTCCAACGGGATCCATCTCGACTGGTAAATGTCGCCAGTGGCGGAAATTTTTGGCCGGTCGGTGATATCGTTGATGCTCACAAGTACCCTCACCCAGGTTTCCCATTCGACCAAGGAAAGGATGGCAGATTTGAAGGCTATATCAAAGTGGTCGGTGAGTTTGGAGGACACGGATTACCCATCCAAGGTCATTTGTGGGATGCCAATCGCAGGAATTGGGGGTATGGCGGTCTCCCTAAGAATAAGGCGGAATACCAGCAGCGATACGAGACCTCACTGGTAGCGCTCAACCAATTACGAGGTCAAGGCATCGCGGCGGGCGTGTACACGCAGACGACCGATGTCGAAGGTGAGATTAACGGTCTGATGACCTATGATCGCAAAGTCATCAAGATTCCCGCCAAAAGATTGGCCAAGATGCACCAGGTGCTCTTCCAAGACGCACCTCCGGCGACCTCGAATGGGGCCGCCCATAACGATGGAGATAAGTTTAATCCTGCGTTCGTCCAGGAACATACCGATCGCAAGCCGGGGCCCGTCATGGACGCCGAGACGATCCGTGCCGGACTGGAAAGTCGCGATCGTGCGTTATACATCAAGTCGGGGTGGATTCGTGACCCCTACATTACTCTGGGTCCAGATGGATACTACTACTTAACCGGAACCCAGCCGAACGAGGGCGACCCGCGTGAAGCCGAGGATCCCTATAACATCGGGTTGGGCAATGAGAGCATTGTTGGCAATCAAGTTCGTGTCTATCGCAGTCAAGATTTGATCGACTGGGAATCGCTCGGATCGGTCTTTTCGACAGATGATCTTTACGAGACGACCAAGCAGACCCCCAAGGCGAAACGCATATGGGCGCCTGAAGTTCATTGGATGGGTGATCGCTGGGCACTGGTTCACTGCCCCGCCTATCTCTCAAGCCTGGCGACGACTGAGGGCAGTACGCTCGCCGGTCCGTGGACGCATCCGATGAAAGACAGCATGGGACAACGCCATGATCCCTCCCTGTTCTCCGACGAGGACGGGAAAGCTTATCTGTTGTGGCAGAACACCTTGATTGCTCCCCTGGACCAGGAGCTGTCAAAGTACACGGCGAAGCCTGTCCGGATTGATCCCTCGGGGACTCGCCCGGGTCCCAATGGACAACCTATCAGTCGGATTGGTCACGAAGGTGCGACCATGATCAAGGTCGGCGATAAATACGTTCACCTCGGGACGGCTTGGTCGACTGACCAGGGACGCAAGGGCTCCTATAACTTGTACTACTGTGTGTCTGATGCGATCACTGGTCCCTATGGGCCACGCCAGTTCGCTGGTCGTTTTCTGGGCCATGGAACCCCATTCCAGACAAAGGACGGCAAGTGGTGGTGCACTGCTTTTTTCAACGCCAATGTGCCCCCCGTGCCCCGTGATGGGATTCAATCGAAGGATCTGGGCGACAACGCGCAGACGATCAATGAGCAGGGGGTGACGATCGTTCCCCTGGACGTACGTAGGTTGGATAACGGTGAGATTTATATACGCGCTCTGGATCCTGCTTATGCCAATCCCGGTCCAGATGAATCTCAGAAGTTTGAAGCCGCTCTGTGA
- the mqo gene encoding malate dehydrogenase (quinone) has protein sequence MSIDHPDVILVGSGIMSANLGAMLKRLDPSLKIQLYEVSEELAQESSNAWNNAGTGHAGICELSYTPNRSDDGTVDVANAVTIFEQFEQSRQFWAYAVAEGMINTPADFINPVPHVSFVHGQPQVDFLRDRHAAMSSHHFFDEMAFSTDPNEIGQWSPLLVAGRGNIPIAATRMLGGTDVNFGALSRKLIDWLETQDNCAVATSHRVIGLNRDSDRWTVTVKDIKHNRQLTNSAKFVFIGAGGGSLPLLQKSGIPESKGFGGFPIGGQWLVCDDPVIVAKHSAKVYGQAQDEAPTMAVPHLDTRVIDGKKAILFGPFAAWTTRFLTKSGGLTDLPGSIRLDNVASLLKVGAYNLPLVKYLVGQGLQSMASRMKLLRTFYPEAQTKDWRLMDAGIRVQAIKREDGEAGIVHYGTEIVTAKDKSIAALLGASPGASVSVSLMLQVIQNCLPELLATPEGAGKMKEMIPTFDVDLQDPSSAELFREIHQRCDRDLRLTDSRS, from the coding sequence ATGTCTATCGATCATCCCGACGTCATCCTTGTCGGCAGTGGAATCATGTCTGCGAATCTGGGCGCGATGCTCAAGCGACTGGATCCGAGCTTAAAAATCCAGCTCTACGAAGTCTCCGAAGAGCTCGCTCAAGAAAGTTCTAACGCATGGAACAATGCAGGAACGGGGCATGCTGGCATCTGCGAACTGAGCTATACGCCCAATCGCAGCGACGACGGTACGGTCGACGTCGCCAACGCTGTCACCATCTTTGAGCAATTCGAGCAATCGAGACAGTTCTGGGCCTATGCTGTCGCCGAAGGCATGATCAATACACCGGCTGATTTCATCAATCCGGTTCCACATGTCAGCTTCGTTCATGGACAACCGCAAGTTGACTTTTTGCGAGACCGACATGCGGCGATGTCGTCCCATCACTTCTTCGATGAAATGGCATTCTCGACCGATCCCAATGAGATCGGCCAGTGGTCGCCCCTACTAGTCGCCGGTCGTGGGAATATTCCAATTGCTGCGACGCGGATGCTGGGCGGAACCGACGTCAACTTTGGCGCGTTGTCACGCAAACTGATTGATTGGCTGGAGACTCAGGATAACTGCGCCGTCGCCACAAGCCACCGGGTGATCGGCCTCAATCGAGACTCTGATCGCTGGACCGTTACTGTCAAAGACATCAAACACAATCGGCAGCTCACGAATTCGGCAAAATTTGTCTTTATCGGAGCAGGTGGCGGCAGCTTGCCCCTGTTGCAGAAGTCCGGCATCCCTGAGAGCAAGGGTTTCGGAGGCTTTCCAATCGGCGGACAATGGTTGGTTTGCGATGACCCTGTGATCGTTGCGAAGCATTCGGCCAAGGTTTACGGTCAGGCTCAGGACGAAGCGCCGACGATGGCAGTGCCGCATTTGGACACGCGGGTGATCGATGGGAAGAAAGCAATTCTATTCGGCCCATTTGCCGCCTGGACGACGCGATTCTTAACCAAGTCCGGTGGACTCACGGATCTACCGGGCTCAATCAGACTGGACAACGTCGCCTCTCTGTTGAAAGTCGGCGCCTACAATCTGCCCCTGGTGAAATACTTGGTTGGACAGGGTCTGCAGAGTATGGCCAGCCGCATGAAATTGCTTCGGACGTTCTACCCGGAAGCCCAAACCAAGGACTGGCGCCTGATGGATGCCGGGATCCGTGTCCAGGCGATCAAACGCGAGGACGGGGAAGCAGGGATCGTCCACTACGGGACCGAAATCGTTACCGCCAAAGACAAGTCAATCGCCGCGCTGCTCGGCGCGTCACCAGGCGCTTCGGTTTCAGTTTCTTTGATGCTGCAGGTCATCCAGAACTGCTTACCTGAGCTACTGGCCACCCCAGAAGGTGCCGGCAAAATGAAGGAAATGATTCCGACGTTTGACGTCGATCTGCAAGATCCATCATCAGCGGAATTATTCCGTGAAATCCATCAACGGTGTGATCGCGATTTGCGATTGACCGATTCTCGAAGCTGA